In Candidatus Thiodictyon syntrophicum, a genomic segment contains:
- the cysN gene encoding sulfate adenylyltransferase subunit CysN — MSILHARDIASYLDRQRNKETVRFITCGSVDDGKSTLIGRLLFESKCIFDDQLQALETDSRQYGTQGEKIDLALLVDGLQAEREQGITIDVAYRFFATDRRRYIVADTPGHEQYTRNMATGASTADLAVILIDARKGVLTQTRRHSRIVAMMGIRHVVLAVNKMDLVGCDQAVYDAIVAEYRAFSAGFGFVDIQAIPLSGLDGDNVLHASARMPWYSGPSLMDYLDTVEVRDPSGRGAFRMPVQWVNRPNLDFRGLCGRIAEGTLRPGDRVRVLPSGVSVQVKAILAGGDEVDAAEVGDAVTVTLAAEVDVSRGDVLVASANPPEVADQFEAKLLWMVEHPMSPGRQYLLKLACKEVTATITAIKYREDVNTGAHLAAKQLGLNEIATVNLSTSAPLVFEPYGVNRVLGGFILIDKLSLETVGAGMIDFALRRSSNIHWQALELNKETRAAQKHQTPRCVWFTGLSGSGKSTIANLLERRLHAEGKHTYLLDGDNVRHGLNRDLGFTEADRVENIRRVAEVARLMADAGLIVLVSFISPFIGERRMARDLFAPGEFVEVYVDTPIEECERRDVKGLYAKARAGALKNFTGIDSPYEAPEAPEVHLEAGRLSTEACVEVLAQALG, encoded by the coding sequence ATGAGCATCCTACACGCACGCGACATCGCGTCCTATCTGGACCGCCAGCGCAACAAGGAGACGGTGCGCTTCATCACCTGCGGCAGTGTCGATGACGGCAAGAGCACCCTGATCGGGCGCTTATTGTTCGAGAGCAAGTGCATCTTCGACGACCAGTTGCAGGCCCTGGAGACCGACTCGCGTCAATACGGCACCCAAGGCGAGAAGATCGACCTGGCCCTGTTGGTCGACGGGCTGCAGGCCGAGCGCGAGCAGGGCATCACCATCGATGTCGCCTACCGCTTCTTTGCCACCGACCGGCGTCGCTATATCGTCGCCGATACGCCCGGCCATGAGCAGTACACCCGCAATATGGCCACCGGTGCCTCCACCGCCGATCTCGCGGTCATCCTGATCGATGCGCGCAAGGGGGTGCTGACGCAGACCCGCCGTCACAGTCGCATCGTGGCGATGATGGGCATCCGCCATGTGGTGCTGGCGGTCAATAAGATGGACCTGGTGGGCTGCGACCAGGCGGTTTACGACGCGATCGTCGCGGAGTACCGCGCCTTTTCCGCCGGCTTCGGGTTCGTCGACATCCAGGCGATCCCGCTGTCCGGTCTGGACGGGGACAACGTCCTGCACGCCAGCGCTCGGATGCCTTGGTACAGCGGTCCCAGCCTGATGGACTATCTCGATACGGTAGAGGTGCGTGACCCCAGTGGGCGCGGCGCCTTCCGGATGCCGGTCCAGTGGGTGAACCGGCCGAACCTCGATTTCCGGGGCCTGTGCGGGCGGATTGCCGAGGGGACCCTGCGCCCGGGTGACCGGGTCCGGGTCCTGCCTTCAGGCGTGTCGGTGCAGGTGAAGGCGATACTGGCGGGGGGCGATGAGGTGGACGCGGCCGAGGTCGGTGACGCGGTGACCGTGACCCTGGCGGCGGAGGTCGATGTCAGCCGCGGCGATGTGCTGGTGGCGAGCGCCAATCCCCCGGAGGTCGCCGACCAGTTCGAGGCCAAGCTGCTGTGGATGGTCGAGCACCCCATGTCGCCCGGCCGCCAATACCTGCTGAAGCTCGCCTGCAAGGAGGTCACGGCGACCATCACGGCCATCAAGTATCGCGAGGACGTGAATACCGGCGCCCACCTGGCGGCAAAGCAGTTGGGGCTCAATGAGATCGCGACCGTCAATCTGTCCACCAGTGCCCCGCTGGTCTTCGAGCCCTATGGGGTGAATCGGGTACTGGGCGGTTTCATCCTGATCGACAAGCTCAGCCTCGAGACCGTCGGCGCCGGCATGATCGACTTCGCGCTGCGGCGCTCGAGCAACATCCATTGGCAGGCACTGGAGCTGAACAAGGAGACGCGGGCCGCGCAAAAGCACCAGACGCCGCGCTGCGTCTGGTTCACTGGGCTCTCAGGCTCGGGCAAGTCGACCATTGCCAACCTGCTGGAGCGGCGCCTGCACGCCGAGGGCAAACACACCTACCTGCTCGACGGCGACAACGTCCGCCACGGGCTCAATCGCGACCTGGGCTTCACCGAGGCGGACCGGGTAGAGAACATCCGCCGCGTCGCCGAGGTGGCGCGGCTGATGGCCGACGCGGGGCTGATCGTCCTGGTCAGCTTCATCTCGCCCTTCATCGGCGAGCGCCGCATGGCGCGCGACCTGTTCGCCCCGGGTGAGTTCGTCGAGGTCTATGTCGACACCCCCATTGAGGAATGCGAGCGGCGCGATGTGAAGGGTCTCTACGCCAAGGCGCGCGCCGGGGCGCTCAAGAACTTCACCGGCATCGACAGCCCCTATGAGGCGCCGGAGGCGCCTGAGGTCCACCTGGAGGCGGGGCGCCTGTCAACGGAGGCCTGTGTCGAGGTGTTGGCGCAGGCGCTGGGGTAG
- a CDS encoding cobalamin biosynthesis protein, translated as MAATPIPARPRLALGLGCDRGTPLATLERAVVEALAGLAAELGQVVVAASIDLKADEAGLVQLAAVHGWPLRFYSAAQLAAVPVPNPSPTVLRHTGTPSVSAAAALLAAGRAGGPLLLEKHKLQDAAGKHATVSIARIDDD; from the coding sequence ATGGCTGCCACCCCCATCCCCGCGCGTCCGCGCCTCGCCCTGGGCCTGGGCTGCGACCGCGGCACCCCGCTTGCAACCCTCGAGCGGGCGGTCGTCGAGGCCCTGGCCGGGCTGGCTGCCGAGCTTGGTCAGGTGGTCGTTGCCGCGAGCATCGACCTCAAGGCGGATGAGGCGGGGCTGGTGCAGCTCGCCGCGGTCCACGGCTGGCCTCTGCGCTTCTATAGCGCCGCCCAACTGGCGGCGGTACCGGTGCCCAATCCATCGCCGACGGTGCTTCGGCATACGGGCACGCCCTCGGTCAGCGCGGCGGCGGCCTTATTGGCAGCGGGACGCGCGGGCGGCCCCCTGCTCCTGGAAAAACATAAACTGCAAGATGCCGCGGGCAAGCACGCCACGGTGTCCATTGCGAGGATCGACGATGACTGA
- the cysD gene encoding sulfate adenylyltransferase subunit CysD, with protein MNTLEAESIEIIREAVATARNPVMLYSIGKDSSVMLHLARKAFHPAPPPFPLLHVDTGWKFREMYLHRTRMVAESGMKLITHINPEGLAAGVNPFTHGSNYHTDVMKTQGLKQALDAQGSDVIFGGARRDEEKSRAKERVFSFRAAGHRWDPKAQRPELWNLYNTRIKPGETIRVFPISNWTELDIWQYIHAERIPIVPLYLAAERPVVNRGGQWIMVDDERFPFAPGEQAQLKRVRFRTLGCWPLTAAIESDADTIEAVIAETFNARGSEREGRLIDSDTPGSMEKKKHEGYF; from the coding sequence ATGAATACCCTCGAAGCCGAATCCATCGAGATCATCCGCGAGGCCGTGGCGACTGCCCGCAACCCGGTGATGCTCTATTCCATCGGCAAGGACTCGTCGGTGATGCTGCACCTGGCGCGCAAGGCCTTTCACCCCGCGCCCCCGCCCTTTCCGCTGCTGCATGTGGATACGGGGTGGAAGTTCAGGGAGATGTACCTGCACCGCACCCGCATGGTGGCGGAGAGCGGCATGAAGCTCATCACCCACATCAACCCGGAGGGCCTGGCGGCGGGGGTGAATCCCTTTACCCACGGCAGCAACTATCACACCGACGTGATGAAGACCCAAGGGCTCAAGCAGGCGCTGGATGCGCAGGGCAGCGACGTGATCTTCGGCGGGGCGCGGCGGGACGAGGAAAAGAGCCGGGCCAAGGAGCGCGTCTTCTCCTTTCGCGCGGCGGGCCACCGCTGGGACCCCAAGGCGCAGCGCCCGGAGCTGTGGAATCTCTACAACACCCGCATCAAGCCGGGCGAGACGATCCGCGTCTTTCCCATCAGCAACTGGACCGAACTCGATATCTGGCAATACATCCACGCCGAGCGGATCCCGATCGTGCCGCTCTATCTGGCGGCGGAGCGCCCGGTCGTCAACCGCGGCGGACAGTGGATCATGGTCGATGACGAGCGCTTTCCCTTTGCCCCGGGCGAGCAGGCGCAGCTCAAGCGCGTGCGCTTTCGCACGCTCGGGTGCTGGCCGCTGACGGCGGCGATCGAGAGCGACGCCGATACGATCGAGGCGGTGATCGCCGAGACCTTCAATGCCCGCGGCTCGGAGCGTGAGGGCCGGCTGATCGATTCCGATACACCCGGGTCGATGGAAAAAAAGAAGCATGAGGGGTATTTCTGA
- a CDS encoding DUF1345 domain-containing protein, which yields MNHIHSVLIKLWSHICIRPRLAISVLIGALFYLMLLLTPIDPTLRALITWDIGAGLYLVLAWHLFARTSIEQMKRRARLQDDGAMLVLFLTVAAAMASVAAIVMVLWGLEKIPVGERQFRLALVVVTFLASWLLVHTSFALHYAHAYYGPRGESAEPALGFPGREPPAYMDFMYFAIVIGMTSQTADVALATTRMRRLVMVQGLIAFAFNTTLLALTVNIAAGLLNDPALFTALPAAR from the coding sequence ATGAATCACATCCATTCCGTACTCATCAAGCTGTGGTCTCACATCTGTATTCGCCCGCGGCTCGCAATCTCGGTGCTGATCGGGGCACTTTTCTATCTGATGCTGCTGCTGACGCCGATCGATCCGACACTGCGCGCCCTGATCACCTGGGATATCGGGGCGGGACTTTATCTCGTGCTGGCCTGGCACCTGTTCGCCCGTACCTCGATTGAACAGATGAAGCGCAGAGCGAGATTGCAGGACGACGGCGCTATGCTGGTGCTGTTCCTGACGGTGGCCGCGGCAATGGCCAGCGTGGCCGCGATCGTGATGGTACTCTGGGGCCTGGAGAAGATCCCGGTGGGCGAGCGCCAATTTCGCCTCGCCCTGGTGGTAGTCACCTTCCTGGCCTCCTGGCTACTGGTCCATACCTCCTTTGCCCTGCACTATGCCCACGCCTATTACGGACCGCGAGGCGAGAGTGCCGAGCCGGCGCTTGGGTTTCCTGGCCGGGAACCCCCCGCCTACATGGACTTCATGTATTTCGCCATCGTCATCGGGATGACCTCCCAGACGGCGGATGTCGCACTGGCGACGACCCGGATGCGGCGACTGGTCATGGTCCAGGGCCTGATCGCCTTCGCCTTCAATACCACGCTCCTGGCCCTGACGGTCAACATCGCCGCCGGCCTGCTCAACGACCCGGCACTCTTCACTGCCCTGCCCGCGGCGCGATGA
- a CDS encoding OmpA family protein: MADERNSGLGNHPIVVIAGLVASISSIFVFLTGKTSLPEVFSGKENGTQTSTNIVSPSTRPAPIDDAISSYTTGQKLDLNQLLADNIAAGTIRVDNIKGDEWVVVTGLRTAFDVNSAKIKPDFYNVMDKIASMVNEYGAVRLAIRGHTDSKENPTQSQDLSDRRAAAVEAYLWSKSVSRDRLSSAGYGMALPIASNETDDGRRYNRRVDIHIASAIGPR, from the coding sequence ATGGCCGACGAGAGAAACAGCGGACTAGGGAACCATCCCATTGTTGTCATTGCTGGGCTTGTGGCATCAATATCGAGCATTTTCGTTTTTTTGACGGGAAAGACAAGTTTGCCGGAAGTATTTAGTGGCAAAGAAAATGGAACCCAAACCAGTACGAATATAGTCTCACCTAGCACCCGACCTGCCCCTATAGATGACGCAATCAGCAGCTACACGACTGGGCAGAAGCTTGACTTGAATCAGCTGCTCGCCGATAACATTGCGGCCGGAACCATCCGAGTCGACAACATAAAAGGCGACGAATGGGTAGTTGTAACAGGTTTAAGGACTGCTTTTGACGTGAACTCAGCAAAGATCAAGCCTGACTTTTACAACGTCATGGATAAGATTGCCAGCATGGTAAACGAGTATGGCGCGGTTAGACTCGCCATTAGGGGCCACACGGATAGCAAAGAGAATCCTACGCAGTCTCAGGATCTATCTGATCGCCGCGCCGCCGCCGTCGAGGCATATTTGTGGAGTAAGAGCGTCTCGCGTGATCGCCTTTCATCGGCCGGCTACGGCATGGCGCTACCCATCGCAAGCAATGAGACTGACGATGGCCGCCGCTACAATCGGCGAGTCGATATCCATATTGCATCCGCAATTGGACCGCGGTAG
- a CDS encoding energy-coupling factor ABC transporter ATP-binding protein, translating to MSPPILAARGLEYDYPGAIAALRGLDLTVPRGRKLALLGANGCGKTTLLLHLNGTLKPARGQVLLDGQAADYGRRALGAWRNRVGLVLQEPDDQLFSATVYQDVSFGPLNQGLAEAMVRARVEAALATLRITALAQRPTHALSFGQKKRVAIAGVLAMQPEVLILDEPTAGLDPRGVAHLLAALEQLRLAGTTLVFSTHDVDLAYSWADEVAILGQGLVLCQGEALATLADPERLQAAHLKTPTLLALAVALGVADGPGGPPRTQAALVARLQGRAGDREEIGEVVAAASP from the coding sequence ATGAGCCCGCCCATCCTGGCCGCCCGGGGGCTCGAATACGATTACCCCGGGGCAATCGCGGCGCTGCGCGGGCTGGATCTGACGGTGCCGCGGGGCCGCAAGCTCGCGCTCCTGGGTGCCAACGGCTGCGGCAAGACCACCCTGCTGCTGCACCTGAACGGCACGCTCAAGCCCGCCCGCGGCCAGGTGCTGCTGGACGGCCAGGCCGCCGACTATGGCCGGCGGGCGCTCGGTGCCTGGCGCAACCGGGTCGGGCTGGTGTTGCAGGAGCCGGACGACCAGCTCTTTTCGGCCACCGTCTACCAGGACGTCTCCTTCGGTCCGCTCAATCAGGGGTTGGCGGAGGCGATGGTGCGGGCGCGGGTCGAGGCGGCGCTTGCGACGCTGCGCATCACCGCCTTGGCACAGCGCCCGACCCATGCGCTGAGCTTCGGGCAGAAGAAGCGGGTCGCCATCGCCGGGGTCCTGGCCATGCAGCCCGAGGTCCTGATCCTGGACGAACCCACCGCCGGGCTCGACCCCCGCGGTGTCGCCCACCTGCTGGCCGCCCTGGAGCAACTGCGCCTGGCGGGCACGACCCTGGTCTTCTCCACCCACGATGTCGACCTGGCCTACAGTTGGGCCGACGAGGTTGCGATCCTGGGACAAGGCCTGGTGCTCTGCCAGGGCGAGGCTCTGGCGACCCTGGCCGATCCCGAGCGCCTGCAAGCCGCGCACCTGAAGACGCCCACGCTGCTGGCCCTGGCCGTGGCCCTGGGGGTCGCCGATGGGCCGGGGGGACCGCCCCGCACCCAGGCTGCCCTGGTCGCGCGCCTGCAAGGGCGTGCGGGGGATAGAGAGGAGATCGGGGAAGTGGTCGCTGCGGCTTCCCCGTAG
- the cbiQ gene encoding cobalt ECF transporter T component CbiQ, which yields MYAIDRYAWTNRWYRHHPGERLLLAGGGLLLALALPPLTAGPLLCALMAGATVVGARVPARAFLGVMALPAGFLLTSAPFLALSLDLSDGVRLAYSPAGAAAALTVTLRSLGALSCLACLALTTPVAELVPWLRRVGVPAAVVEIALLIYRLIFIFMERALAGQQAQAARQGYSTRRRSLRSLGLLVATLFQRALERARRLEVGLAARGYVGELRVLTPQRRLSPRRLAGIGGLLLAVALGSLLLERALA from the coding sequence ATGTACGCCATTGACCGCTACGCCTGGACCAACCGCTGGTACCGGCATCACCCCGGGGAGCGGCTGCTGCTCGCCGGCGGGGGCCTGCTCCTGGCCCTGGCCCTGCCGCCCCTGACCGCCGGGCCCCTGCTGTGCGCCCTCATGGCCGGGGCGACGGTGGTCGGGGCCCGGGTCCCGGCCCGCGCCTTCCTGGGGGTCATGGCCCTGCCCGCGGGGTTTCTGCTCACCAGTGCGCCCTTTCTCGCGCTCTCGCTCGATCTGAGTGACGGGGTCCGCCTCGCCTACTCACCCGCGGGGGCGGCGGCGGCCCTGACGGTGACGCTGCGCTCACTGGGGGCACTGTCCTGCCTGGCCTGTCTGGCGCTGACCACCCCGGTCGCGGAACTGGTCCCCTGGCTGCGCCGCGTAGGGGTGCCGGCGGCCGTGGTCGAGATCGCGCTCCTGATCTATCGGCTGATCTTCATCTTCATGGAGCGCGCCCTGGCGGGTCAGCAGGCCCAGGCCGCGCGGCAGGGCTACAGCACCAGGCGCCGCAGTCTCAGGTCGCTGGGGCTCCTGGTCGCGACCCTGTTCCAGCGCGCCCTGGAGCGGGCGCGGCGGCTCGAGGTCGGGCTCGCCGCGCGCGGCTATGTCGGCGAGTTGCGGGTCCTGACGCCGCAGCGCCGCCTGTCGCCGCGCCGCCTGGCGGGGATCGGGGGCCTGCTGCTGGCGGTCGCACTGGGGTCGCTCCTGCTGGAGCGCGCCCTGGCATGA
- a CDS encoding 2OG-Fe(II) oxygenase, whose product MPELAAALAKCLARVQRPGAFYATGTFDIHPPRLEIEGVGPIALPLQSAQAEQLKSVAEQAPYGRGTETLVDTQVRRTWQIDAERMRITGRRWAEDLASVVARISATFGIAGRVEAELYKLLVYEQGSFFLAHRDTEKSPGMFATLVVVLPGDFEGGELMVRHRGQEVRLDLHRDEPSEAAFAAFYADCLHEVLPIHSGHRLTLIYNLIRPQGEPLPQLPDYDAEQAQATDLLSAWGRALDASQDLAAAVPLKLVYPLEHAYTPAELGFDTLKGADAAVAAVVSAAARAADCDLFLALASVEESGWAESTGDWHDPDYEIGEVTDSNESLHDWRHPDGSRPAMGSLPFFGDEVAPPGAFEVRDDSEPEFSEATGNAGASFERLYQCAALVLWPRTNRAAVLAAGGLAVSLPFLDELVRQWQAAGQPPEDPLRAEARTLAARISTAWPTDDWARKHASEAGQTRMLLDALARLDDPECAAVFVAGQSAAGAYGPQDNESLAAMLARLPTARAADLLAAIVAGNAGRQPAACADLLARVSADPAGDPEPWRAAALALLAALTTEAQPPASPDPRFIDPRQRRAPPTPDLVVQTLTALARIDPSLADRALDHFMANSVRYGMDNILLPAALILKGATAAGPRPTAIDALLKAALTHLDQRIAEPLEPPADLSRPAKLSCSCSYCQRLSRFLASPMESVWKLKAAEAERNHVTEVVRRSNSDLDLATDKKGRPYTLVCTKNQASYERRVRQRAQDLEQRGRLGG is encoded by the coding sequence ATGCCCGAGCTCGCCGCCGCACTCGCCAAATGCCTGGCCCGGGTCCAACGCCCCGGCGCCTTCTATGCCACCGGCACCTTCGACATACACCCGCCCCGGCTCGAGATCGAAGGGGTCGGCCCCATCGCCCTCCCGCTCCAGTCGGCGCAGGCCGAGCAACTCAAGTCCGTCGCCGAGCAGGCACCCTATGGACGCGGCACCGAGACGCTGGTGGACACCCAGGTCCGGCGCACCTGGCAGATCGACGCCGAGCGGATGCGGATCACCGGCCGGCGCTGGGCCGAGGACCTGGCGTCCGTGGTGGCCCGGATCAGCGCGACCTTCGGCATCGCTGGCCGGGTGGAGGCCGAACTCTACAAGCTGCTGGTCTACGAACAAGGCAGTTTCTTCCTCGCGCACCGCGATACCGAGAAGTCGCCCGGGATGTTCGCAACGCTCGTCGTCGTCCTGCCCGGTGACTTCGAGGGCGGCGAGCTGATGGTGCGTCACCGCGGTCAGGAGGTCCGGCTCGACCTGCATCGCGACGAACCGTCCGAGGCCGCCTTTGCCGCCTTCTACGCGGACTGTCTGCATGAGGTCCTGCCCATCCATTCCGGCCACCGGCTGACCCTGATCTACAATCTGATTCGTCCGCAGGGTGAACCCCTCCCGCAACTACCCGATTACGATGCCGAGCAGGCCCAGGCAACCGACCTGCTGAGCGCTTGGGGCCGGGCGCTCGACGCGTCGCAGGACCTGGCCGCCGCGGTACCGCTCAAGCTGGTCTATCCGCTGGAGCACGCCTATACGCCGGCCGAATTGGGATTCGATACCCTCAAGGGCGCGGATGCGGCGGTCGCCGCCGTGGTCAGCGCCGCCGCCCGCGCGGCCGACTGCGACCTCTTCCTGGCCCTGGCGAGTGTGGAGGAATCCGGCTGGGCCGAATCCACCGGCGATTGGCACGACCCCGACTATGAGATCGGCGAGGTCACCGACAGCAACGAGTCGCTGCATGACTGGCGCCACCCGGACGGCAGCCGCCCGGCCATGGGCTCCCTGCCCTTCTTCGGCGACGAGGTCGCGCCGCCGGGCGCCTTCGAGGTGCGCGACGATTCGGAGCCCGAGTTTTCCGAGGCGACCGGCAACGCCGGCGCCTCCTTCGAGCGCCTCTATCAATGCGCCGCGCTGGTCCTCTGGCCCCGGACCAACCGGGCGGCCGTCCTGGCGGCCGGGGGGCTGGCGGTCAGCCTGCCCTTCCTGGACGAGTTGGTGCGGCAATGGCAAGCGGCCGGCCAGCCCCCCGAGGACCCGTTGCGCGCCGAGGCGCGCACACTCGCCGCCCGGATCAGCACCGCCTGGCCAACGGACGACTGGGCGCGCAAACACGCGAGCGAGGCCGGCCAGACCCGGATGCTGCTCGATGCCCTGGCGCGGCTGGACGACCCCGAGTGCGCCGCGGTCTTCGTGGCCGGACAATCCGCCGCCGGGGCCTATGGCCCGCAAGACAACGAATCGCTCGCGGCCATGCTCGCCCGGCTGCCGACGGCGCGCGCCGCCGACCTACTGGCGGCCATCGTCGCCGGCAATGCAGGGCGTCAACCGGCCGCCTGCGCGGACCTGCTCGCCCGCGTGAGCGCGGACCCCGCGGGCGACCCCGAGCCCTGGCGCGCCGCGGCACTCGCGCTGCTCGCCGCACTCACCACCGAGGCGCAGCCGCCAGCCAGCCCGGACCCCCGTTTCATCGATCCCCGCCAACGCCGCGCGCCCCCGACGCCGGACCTGGTCGTCCAGACCCTGACCGCGCTCGCGCGCATCGACCCATCGCTGGCCGACCGGGCGCTCGACCATTTTATGGCCAATTCGGTGCGCTACGGCATGGACAACATCCTGCTTCCCGCCGCCCTCATTCTGAAGGGCGCGACCGCTGCGGGTCCGCGACCCACCGCCATCGACGCACTGCTAAAGGCAGCACTCACCCACCTGGACCAACGCATCGCCGAACCGCTGGAACCCCCGGCGGACCTGAGCCGCCCGGCCAAGCTCAGCTGCTCCTGCAGCTATTGCCAGAGACTCTCGCGTTTTCTCGCCTCCCCCATGGAATCGGTCTGGAAGCTCAAGGCCGCGGAGGCCGAGCGCAACCATGTGACCGAGGTGGTGAGACGCAGCAACAGCGATCTCGATCTGGCGACCGACAAGAAGGGGCGACCCTATACCCTGGTCTGCACCAAGAACCAGGCGAGCTATGAGCGGCGGGTGCGGCAGCGGGCGCAGGATTTGGAGCAGCGGGGGCGGTTGGGGGGTTGA
- the cobJ gene encoding precorrin-3B C(17)-methyltransferase: MTEPKPPGKLFLVGLGPGGGEHMTGRAREAITAADTLIGHATYLRLVADLVGDQQVVKSGMTEEVERARLAVELAQAGRTVALISSGDSGVYGMAGLTFEVLFQSGWTPETGFAVEVVPGATALTSCAALVGAPLSHDFCAISLSDLLTPWPVIARRLNAAAAADFVCALYNPKSGRRTRQLQEAQRLFLCHRRPETPVALVHAAFRARQRVELTTLAALAGCEIGMLTTVLIGNSQTQVRHGLLITPRGYTNKYDLAGGTTVAGERAGTSLSSGLDAWLAAIRASTEGVEQLAARYQLPARYIAELLDAPDADVRH; this comes from the coding sequence ATGACTGAACCTAAGCCCCCCGGCAAACTCTTCCTGGTCGGGCTCGGCCCCGGGGGGGGCGAGCACATGACCGGGCGCGCCCGGGAGGCGATCACCGCGGCCGATACCCTGATCGGCCACGCCACCTACCTGCGCCTGGTGGCCGATCTGGTCGGTGACCAGCAGGTGGTCAAGAGCGGTATGACCGAGGAGGTGGAGCGCGCCCGCCTGGCGGTGGAACTGGCCCAGGCGGGCCGCACCGTGGCCCTGATCTCGTCCGGGGACAGCGGGGTCTATGGGATGGCGGGGCTGACCTTCGAGGTCCTGTTCCAGTCGGGCTGGACGCCGGAAACCGGCTTTGCGGTGGAGGTCGTCCCCGGGGCCACGGCGCTGACGAGTTGCGCGGCCCTGGTGGGCGCCCCGCTCAGCCACGACTTCTGCGCCATCTCGCTGTCCGACCTGCTGACGCCCTGGCCGGTGATTGCCCGGCGGCTCAACGCGGCGGCGGCGGCGGACTTCGTCTGCGCACTCTACAACCCCAAGAGCGGGCGGCGCACCCGCCAGCTCCAGGAGGCGCAACGCCTGTTCCTGTGCCATCGCCGCCCGGAGACCCCGGTCGCCCTGGTCCACGCCGCCTTCCGGGCGCGCCAGCGGGTCGAACTCACCACGCTGGCGGCGCTCGCCGGGTGCGAGATCGGGATGTTGACGACGGTCCTGATCGGCAACAGTCAGACCCAGGTGCGCCACGGGCTCCTGATCACCCCCCGCGGCTATACCAACAAGTATGACCTGGCCGGCGGCACCACGGTCGCGGGGGAGCGCGCCGGGACCTCGCTCTCCAGCGGGCTGGACGCCTGGCTTGCCGCGATCCGCGCCAGTACCGAGGGCGTGGAGCAGCTCGCCGCCCGTTACCAGTTGCCGGCCCGCTATATCGCCGAACTGTTGGACGCCCCGGACGCCGATGTACGCCATTGA
- a CDS encoding UPF0175 family protein, with translation MASAQIEIPEDVLDSARLTPAEAKRELAVALYAQRRLSAGKARAWAGLSLWEFRQLSASRGIPVDFDEAELAEDLKAIDQWERSHGIEP, from the coding sequence GTGGCATCAGCACAGATCGAGATCCCTGAAGATGTTCTGGATTCGGCGCGCCTGACCCCGGCTGAAGCCAAACGGGAGCTGGCAGTCGCCCTCTATGCGCAACGGCGGCTGTCGGCGGGCAAGGCCCGAGCCTGGGCCGGGTTATCCCTGTGGGAATTCCGACAATTGTCTGCGTCCCGGGGCATACCGGTCGATTTTGATGAGGCCGAACTGGCGGAGGACCTCAAGGCCATCGATCAATGGGAGCGTTCGCACGGCATTGAGCCGTGA
- a CDS encoding DUF3368 domain-containing protein translates to MSRDLDAGEAASIALALELSAELILIDELDGRHQARRQGLTTMGVAGVLLLAKRQRLIEVVKPLLDDLRLRARFWLSHSVYEQVLAKAGESL, encoded by the coding sequence TTGAGCCGTGATCTCGACGCCGGCGAGGCCGCAAGCATCGCGCTCGCACTGGAGCTTTCGGCCGAACTGATCCTGATCGATGAACTGGACGGTCGCCATCAGGCCAGGCGACAAGGGCTTACAACTATGGGCGTCGCGGGCGTTCTGCTGCTTGCGAAACGGCAGCGGCTTATCGAGGTGGTTAAACCCTTGCTCGACGATCTACGCCTTCGAGCGCGCTTCTGGCTCAGTCACTCTGTTTACGAACAGGTTCTCGCAAAGGCCGGAGAATCCCTGTAA